In Gemmata obscuriglobus, a single genomic region encodes these proteins:
- a CDS encoding phage portal protein family protein yields MAIDKPVLWGADGNPLSQEGALLSPNALNVAQVIQNAGKMYSHTWDEAMRDAPQNALAMRRDPFYRSMLQERTSPTQNLDWEVAVPNEDDPVHRLQRDTLQRAWEELPDKPNLMYSLLDGALWWGRSGQQGMWGQSDSGLTNWLYHEPVHGDSIQHQWDRTPVILVSWQAKQKLERDDPECIISSSTRGAYGLRLYKPEYRKRFILHTHVREASDYYEGEMAGGVHGVGLRSWAYWGDYVRRDILAAMLGFMNSTGMMDLVIINYPDGNVEAEKRAIANAKKISGKLVLICPRDPSKDWPAVEQVPMNTAGVEVVQNLLENYFDRYTRELFVGQNMSNGGGGPGGLEGDGRAELAGDTKFQLCKTDARRLAETLTRDWLVPCRDYNFPGSKVPVTMKPILADPKAKEKAQNISVCVANGIEIEEDEARRALGFSKPREGKKTIGAKPAADPTNPTAPPGDGGAVARPPQPPKPDGGHDLATDFLQRIGRLEDLLMYRLNQPPWPGAVFDEQRHRWVNKDGSDGPQGGRATTAGNGNGQPAPQLGDADRDDIANGIDADVRAWKGEEIPPGLVQRAKDVALTIAAKTYIWATQATHSKAMATLGEVMGAVFDTPADMMKLGYNPSTSSGTSGAGVADPVKANLNDAFGVGVSGHLVASVASKVLVKAAYWVRNRTQKGEQPTALSLVALLYEGDQEPDGFFEWAEFIATVLQRTAKGIGSDAQMPDAATVERNLRALVEERQKAEGDDDLTGYAWDESQVKRDGDGQFAPKNGGEYGPDHPRTRKGRPVPRSAIRLAATSPDDADEIRKRLSVPAEREKFDAAVKAEKRRIGDARRKKRLDLAGKAAAAEGDRIGKMPAAARRLKLDGLAAELSQAANAIRSAHTVKQAKTELKAVKKRIATAAKDVRKAFGEEATRYAGTLGVPDRIAKEIGRGIASAAKYDNVPPLPTDAIEDALGEVNSAWSSGRRRDALKNLTDAFDASLDTSRVAAAVKDWAGDGGYAREILERALELRVDEIDPKRGESAAAYKQRLENDHGFKNLPQPEAGESAKDYSYTPDIENTRSDRSDAVAANWLSGFADHIAKAFGSGRATTSYDWDAGDHPRGQPDNAGQFAPKGGGTKESGDRPKADAGGRATTGNLRDRLNDKDDPINADAGRSGRATTHADKASKRNRPKAVGVAGVVDVARSRRIKKAHKVEQEVAVAVEGANLPDSEPADVVYMPDARGKPITDPAESKRWLAQRAKVLAAHNKRQAGQELTAAERSLAEVAETVLSNPAHFFEVKTLQKARQNRVRMTADALDKKRAWQAKYNVVFSVVIVDERKGSKHSGHRVYVAPATLEKTVSLADCVKVGSIAEVLKHARGGS; encoded by the coding sequence ATGGCGATCGATAAGCCGGTTCTGTGGGGGGCGGACGGCAACCCTCTTTCCCAAGAGGGGGCGCTGCTCTCCCCGAACGCCCTGAACGTCGCCCAGGTCATCCAGAACGCCGGGAAGATGTACTCGCACACGTGGGACGAGGCGATGCGGGACGCCCCGCAGAACGCCCTCGCCATGCGGCGCGACCCGTTCTACCGGTCGATGCTGCAAGAGCGGACCTCGCCGACGCAGAACCTCGACTGGGAGGTGGCGGTTCCGAACGAGGACGATCCGGTCCACCGGTTGCAGCGGGACACGCTCCAACGCGCGTGGGAGGAGCTTCCGGACAAGCCGAACCTGATGTACTCGCTCCTCGACGGTGCCCTTTGGTGGGGGCGGTCCGGTCAGCAGGGCATGTGGGGCCAGAGCGACAGCGGGCTCACGAACTGGCTGTACCACGAGCCGGTCCACGGCGACTCGATTCAGCACCAGTGGGACCGCACGCCCGTCATTCTCGTGTCGTGGCAGGCGAAGCAGAAGTTGGAGCGGGACGACCCCGAGTGCATCATCAGCTCGTCCACCCGCGGGGCGTACGGGCTGCGGCTGTACAAGCCCGAGTACCGCAAGCGGTTTATCCTCCACACCCACGTTCGTGAGGCGTCGGACTATTACGAAGGTGAGATGGCGGGCGGCGTCCACGGCGTCGGGCTCCGCTCGTGGGCGTACTGGGGCGATTACGTCCGCCGCGACATCCTCGCGGCGATGCTCGGGTTCATGAACTCGACCGGGATGATGGACCTCGTCATCATCAACTACCCGGACGGCAACGTCGAGGCCGAAAAGCGGGCGATCGCGAACGCCAAGAAGATCAGCGGCAAGCTCGTGCTCATCTGCCCCCGCGACCCGTCGAAGGACTGGCCCGCGGTCGAACAGGTGCCGATGAACACCGCCGGCGTCGAGGTGGTGCAGAACCTGCTGGAGAACTACTTCGACCGTTACACGCGGGAGCTGTTCGTCGGGCAGAACATGAGCAACGGCGGCGGCGGGCCGGGCGGGCTGGAGGGCGATGGCCGCGCCGAACTGGCCGGCGATACCAAGTTCCAACTCTGCAAGACGGACGCCCGCCGCTTGGCCGAGACGCTCACGCGGGACTGGCTCGTCCCGTGCCGGGATTACAACTTCCCCGGCTCGAAGGTGCCGGTGACGATGAAGCCCATCCTGGCCGATCCCAAGGCCAAGGAGAAGGCACAGAACATTAGCGTCTGCGTCGCCAACGGCATCGAGATCGAGGAAGACGAGGCACGCCGGGCGTTGGGCTTCTCGAAGCCGCGAGAGGGCAAGAAAACGATCGGGGCGAAGCCGGCGGCCGATCCGACGAACCCGACCGCACCACCGGGCGACGGCGGGGCGGTCGCGCGCCCACCCCAGCCCCCGAAGCCGGACGGCGGGCACGACCTCGCGACCGACTTCCTCCAGCGGATCGGGCGGCTGGAAGATCTGCTCATGTACCGGCTGAACCAGCCGCCGTGGCCGGGTGCGGTGTTCGACGAACAGCGCCACCGCTGGGTGAACAAGGACGGCAGCGACGGGCCGCAAGGTGGTCGCGCGACCACAGCCGGGAACGGTAACGGCCAACCGGCCCCGCAGCTCGGCGACGCGGACCGGGACGACATCGCCAACGGCATCGACGCCGACGTGCGGGCCTGGAAGGGTGAGGAGATCCCGCCCGGACTCGTGCAGCGGGCGAAGGACGTGGCACTGACGATTGCGGCCAAAACCTACATCTGGGCGACGCAGGCCACGCACTCGAAGGCAATGGCGACGCTCGGCGAGGTGATGGGGGCCGTGTTCGACACGCCGGCCGACATGATGAAGTTGGGGTACAACCCGTCCACGTCGAGCGGCACGTCCGGTGCGGGCGTGGCCGATCCGGTCAAGGCGAACCTGAACGACGCGTTCGGCGTCGGCGTGTCCGGTCACCTCGTCGCGTCCGTCGCGTCGAAGGTGCTGGTGAAGGCGGCATATTGGGTGCGGAACCGGACGCAGAAGGGCGAGCAGCCGACCGCCCTCTCTTTGGTGGCGTTGCTGTACGAAGGCGACCAAGAGCCGGACGGGTTCTTCGAGTGGGCCGAGTTCATCGCGACCGTGCTTCAGAGGACCGCAAAGGGGATCGGCAGCGACGCCCAGATGCCGGACGCGGCGACCGTCGAGCGGAACCTGCGGGCGCTGGTGGAAGAACGCCAGAAAGCCGAAGGGGACGACGACCTCACCGGGTACGCGTGGGACGAATCGCAGGTCAAGCGGGACGGGGACGGTCAGTTCGCCCCGAAGAACGGTGGGGAGTACGGACCCGACCACCCCCGCACCCGCAAGGGGCGGCCGGTGCCGCGGTCCGCAATCCGTCTGGCCGCCACCTCCCCGGACGATGCCGACGAGATCCGCAAGCGGTTGAGCGTTCCGGCCGAACGCGAGAAGTTCGACGCGGCGGTCAAGGCCGAGAAGCGACGGATCGGTGACGCCCGCCGCAAGAAGCGGCTCGACCTCGCCGGCAAGGCCGCCGCCGCCGAAGGCGACCGGATCGGCAAGATGCCCGCCGCGGCCCGCCGGCTCAAACTCGACGGACTCGCGGCCGAACTCTCGCAGGCGGCGAACGCGATCCGATCGGCCCACACGGTCAAGCAGGCCAAGACCGAACTCAAAGCGGTCAAAAAGCGAATCGCGACGGCCGCCAAGGATGTTCGCAAGGCGTTCGGGGAAGAGGCAACTCGGTACGCCGGAACACTCGGCGTACCGGACCGGATTGCCAAGGAGATCGGTCGCGGCATCGCGTCGGCCGCCAAATACGACAACGTTCCGCCGCTACCAACGGACGCGATCGAAGACGCTCTGGGCGAAGTAAACTCGGCATGGAGCAGCGGTCGCCGACGCGACGCCTTGAAGAACCTGACGGACGCGTTCGACGCGTCACTCGACACCTCTCGTGTTGCGGCGGCCGTTAAGGATTGGGCCGGGGATGGCGGGTACGCACGGGAAATCCTCGAACGGGCTCTCGAACTGCGGGTGGACGAGATCGACCCCAAGCGGGGCGAGTCGGCCGCCGCGTACAAACAGCGGCTCGAGAACGACCACGGGTTCAAAAACCTGCCGCAACCCGAGGCGGGTGAGAGTGCGAAAGACTACTCCTACACGCCGGACATTGAGAACACGCGGTCCGATCGGAGCGACGCCGTCGCCGCGAATTGGCTCAGCGGGTTCGCCGACCACATCGCGAAAGCGTTCGGGAGTGGTCGCGCGACCACCTCATACGACTGGGATGCGGGCGACCACCCACGCGGCCAGCCCGACAACGCCGGCCAGTTCGCACCGAAGGGCGGCGGCACAAAGGAGAGTGGCGACCGCCCAAAAGCTGACGCCGGTGGTCGCGCGACCACCGGCAACCTCCGGGACCGCCTGAACGATAAAGACGACCCGATCAACGCCGACGCGGGCCGTAGCGGTCGCGCGACCACGCATGCGGATAAGGCGTCCAAACGGAATCGCCCGAAAGCCGTCGGGGTTGCGGGCGTGGTGGATGTGGCCCGGTCGCGGCGGATCAAGAAGGCTCACAAGGTCGAGCAGGAGGTCGCGGTCGCAGTTGAAGGGGCGAACCTGCCCGACAGCGAGCCGGCGGACGTGGTGTACATGCCAGACGCTCGGGGCAAGCCAATCACGGACCCGGCCGAATCGAAGCGGTGGCTCGCCCAACGTGCCAAGGTACTTGCCGCTCACAACAAGCGGCAGGCGGGACAGGAACTCACCGCTGCCGAACGGTCATTGGCCGAGGTGGCAGAAACGGTGCTGTCGAATCCGGCCCACTTCTTCGAGGTAAAAACCTTGCAGAAGGCACGACAGAACCGGGTGCGGATGACTGCCGACGCCCTCGATAAGAAACGGGCATGGCAGGCGAAGTACAACGTGGTATTCTCCGTCGTCATCGTTGACGAGCGGAAGGGCTCGAAGCACTCGGGACACCGAGTCTACGTCGCCCCCGCCACGCTCGAAAAGACGGTGTCGCTCGCCGATTGTGTAAAAGTCGGCAGCATCGCAGAGGTGCTCAAACACGCCCGGGGTGGCTCGTGA
- a CDS encoding superinfection immunity protein: protein MNEPPQERDWEPEPEPEQPEREEPDPYYRPIRRRKKKGPPVLAIATVGVLFLVAIVSVVALLNRAKNVQDQARAASQKGTVKSSPPVHSERPIETPVRATDYKDELDREDSERFVTRILALAIGLPIYLLPTGVAVFRRHNNLAPIVIVNVFLGLIFVGWVVALAWSVSDMRPMRTERPV from the coding sequence GTGAACGAGCCCCCGCAGGAACGAGATTGGGAACCCGAACCGGAGCCGGAACAACCGGAACGGGAAGAGCCTGATCCCTACTACCGTCCGATTCGCCGGCGAAAAAAGAAGGGGCCACCGGTACTCGCCATTGCGACTGTTGGCGTTCTGTTCTTGGTTGCGATCGTGTCCGTTGTGGCGCTGCTGAACCGGGCCAAAAACGTTCAGGATCAGGCACGGGCAGCATCACAGAAGGGAACTGTTAAGAGCAGCCCACCGGTTCATTCCGAACGACCGATCGAAACACCAGTGCGGGCGACCGATTACAAGGACGAACTCGACCGCGAGGATTCGGAGCGGTTCGTAACCCGAATACTCGCCCTTGCAATCGGTCTGCCGATCTACCTGCTTCCGACGGGCGTGGCGGTGTTTCGCCGGCACAACAATCTGGCTCCGATCGTGATAGTCAACGTGTTCCTCGGGCTCATTTTCGTCGGCTGGGTCGTCGCTTTGGCATGGTCCGTTTCCGACATGCGGCCCATGCGGACCGAGCGACCGGTTTGA
- a CDS encoding TIGR02996 domain-containing protein → MMMTTAAKTSDIIGELPCSDTRCAKGWITTRTRVAEMERGEYNLSKWRCSKCDGKGIRVVARPPQIACGDLPDPSGLLAWISADPDEDTHRLGYADWLDEHEQHQRAEYIRLCCAPAGSLPHTTRVGELFDDLFQRLPPSYCLKDMHRGFIKRIVCPWERWRDHGDDLRSREWVPLVELTTQVVFDEAVEEFWDTHVRVAGRDMATIISPHDGSRMDAQILERRWLGTRFILGPIPF, encoded by the coding sequence ATGATGATGACGACAGCGGCGAAGACGAGTGACATCATCGGCGAATTGCCATGTTCAGATACGCGGTGCGCGAAGGGATGGATCACGACCCGAACTCGCGTCGCGGAAATGGAGCGTGGCGAGTACAACCTGTCGAAGTGGCGATGCTCGAAATGCGATGGGAAAGGCATCAGGGTGGTCGCGCGACCACCCCAGATCGCGTGCGGTGATCTTCCCGACCCATCTGGGTTGCTCGCTTGGATCAGTGCGGATCCGGACGAGGACACACACCGGCTCGGCTACGCCGACTGGCTTGACGAACACGAACAACACCAGAGAGCGGAATACATCCGACTGTGCTGTGCGCCGGCGGGATCTCTGCCGCACACTACCCGTGTGGGCGAGTTATTCGATGATCTGTTTCAGCGTCTGCCGCCGAGCTACTGCCTCAAGGACATGCACCGTGGGTTCATCAAGCGGATCGTTTGCCCGTGGGAGAGGTGGCGTGATCACGGTGATGATTTGCGATCCCGTGAATGGGTTCCGCTCGTCGAACTGACGACGCAAGTTGTTTTTGATGAGGCCGTAGAAGAGTTTTGGGACACCCACGTCCGCGTCGCTGGTCGTGACATGGCGACCATTATTTCACCTCATGACGGTAGCCGAATGGACGCTCAAATACTCGAACGTCGTTGGCTGGGCACTCGGTTCATTCTTGGCCCCATTCCATTCTGA